The Sorangiineae bacterium MSr11367 genome window below encodes:
- the glnA gene encoding type I glutamate--ammonia ligase: protein MNPKEVIELAKNHDVKFVDLKFVDFPGVWQHTTLPARRLDESLFEDGIGFDGSSIRGWQPINASDMLIIPDPATARIDPFYQASTLHLVCSVYDPITKQPYSRDPRHIAKKAEAYLRQTGIADTCFMGPEAEFFVFDDVRFDHSQPNAGFYYLDSIEGAWNSGREEFPNLGYKVRHKEGYFPVPPTDTLANLRNEMMTTLMETGVEIEVGHHEVASGGQCELGVKFDRLLSSADQLLWFKYVIKNVARKNGKTATFMPKPLFGDNGSGMHVHQSLWKEGKPLFGGDGYAGLSENALYYIGGIIKHARSIAALTNPTTNSYRRLVPGFEAPVNLAYSSRNRSASVRIPITGPSPKTRRIEVRFPDPSCNPYLAFSAMMMAGLDGIQNKINPGDPLDKDIYALSPEELKDIPHMPGSLEDALDALERDHEFLLRGDVFTRDAISEWLDYKRTRELNPIRMRPTPHEFFLYYDI, encoded by the coding sequence ATGAATCCCAAGGAAGTCATTGAGCTTGCCAAAAACCACGACGTCAAATTCGTCGACCTGAAGTTCGTCGACTTTCCGGGGGTGTGGCAGCACACGACTCTCCCAGCGCGTCGTCTGGACGAATCGCTCTTCGAGGATGGCATCGGCTTCGACGGCTCGTCGATCCGCGGGTGGCAGCCGATCAACGCGTCGGACATGCTCATCATCCCGGACCCGGCCACCGCCCGCATCGACCCGTTCTACCAGGCGTCGACGCTGCACCTGGTGTGCTCGGTCTACGACCCCATCACGAAGCAGCCGTACTCGCGCGACCCGCGCCACATCGCGAAGAAGGCCGAGGCGTACCTGCGTCAGACGGGCATCGCCGACACCTGCTTCATGGGTCCCGAGGCCGAATTCTTCGTGTTCGACGACGTTCGCTTCGACCACTCGCAGCCGAACGCGGGCTTCTACTACCTCGACAGCATCGAGGGTGCGTGGAACTCGGGCCGCGAGGAGTTCCCGAACCTCGGCTACAAGGTGCGCCACAAGGAAGGCTACTTCCCGGTCCCACCGACCGACACCTTGGCGAACCTCCGCAACGAAATGATGACCACGTTGATGGAGACCGGCGTGGAGATCGAAGTCGGTCACCACGAGGTGGCGAGCGGTGGTCAGTGTGAGCTGGGCGTGAAGTTCGATCGCTTGCTCTCCAGCGCCGATCAGCTCCTCTGGTTCAAGTACGTCATCAAGAACGTTGCGCGCAAGAACGGCAAGACGGCGACGTTCATGCCGAAGCCGCTCTTCGGCGACAACGGCTCGGGCATGCACGTGCACCAGTCGCTGTGGAAGGAAGGCAAGCCGCTCTTCGGTGGCGACGGCTACGCGGGCCTTAGCGAGAACGCGCTCTACTACATCGGCGGCATCATCAAGCACGCGCGTTCGATCGCGGCGCTCACCAACCCGACGACGAACTCGTACCGCCGCTTGGTGCCGGGCTTCGAGGCGCCGGTCAACCTGGCCTACTCGAGCCGCAACCGCTCCGCATCGGTGCGTATCCCCATCACGGGCCCGTCGCCGAAGACGCGCCGCATCGAGGTGCGCTTCCCCGACCCGAGCTGCAACCCGTACCTCGCCTTCAGCGCGATGATGATGGCCGGGCTCGACGGCATCCAGAACAAGATCAACCCCGGCGATCCGCTCGACAAGGACATCTACGCCCTGTCGCCCGAGGAGCTGAAGGACATCCCGCACATGCCGGGCAGCCTGGAGGACGCCCTCGACGCGCTCGAGAGGGACCACGAGTTCCTCCTCCGCGGCGACGTCTTCACGCGCGACGCCATCAGCGAGTGGCTCGACTACAAGCGCACGCGGGAGCTCAACCCGATCCGCATGCGCCCGACGCCGCACGAGTTCTTCCTCTACTACGACATTTGA
- a CDS encoding NADP-dependent malic enzyme, translating to MEDGHNYDEESVLLHDKLHGKLSVASKIPLTSRRDLSLAYTPGVAQVCLEIAKDPGRVHSLTLKHNSVAVVSDGSAILGIGNLGAHAAIPVMEGKAVLFKEFANVDAFPICLNTQKTEEIINAVRVIAPVFGGINLEDISSPRCFEVEDGLKDIGIPVFHDDQHGTAIVVVAALINALRFTDKDLSKCRVVFNGSGASALACARLLIACGERKLLPKFGDLIMVDSKGILDKNRSDLHSHKRELAEAGNVENRTGTLSDAMVGSDVFIGLSTGNCVTAQMVRSMNKDPIVFPMANPTPEILPDLAHGAGAAIVGTGRSDYPNQINNVLAFPGIFRGALDASAITINDEMKIEAARALASYVKEVGVERILPDALDRKVAYHVAEAVANAAKRTGVCRP from the coding sequence ATGGAAGACGGTCATAATTACGACGAGGAGTCGGTACTCCTCCACGACAAGCTGCATGGCAAACTAAGCGTCGCGAGCAAAATCCCGCTGACATCACGTCGGGATTTGAGCCTCGCGTACACGCCGGGCGTCGCACAAGTTTGCCTCGAAATCGCAAAGGACCCCGGACGCGTTCACTCACTGACCCTCAAGCACAACTCCGTCGCCGTGGTCAGTGACGGCTCGGCCATTTTGGGAATCGGCAACCTGGGCGCCCACGCCGCCATCCCCGTGATGGAAGGCAAGGCCGTCCTGTTCAAGGAGTTCGCGAACGTCGACGCGTTTCCCATCTGCCTCAACACCCAGAAGACCGAGGAGATCATCAACGCGGTGCGCGTGATCGCACCCGTGTTCGGCGGCATCAACTTGGAGGACATCTCCTCGCCACGCTGCTTCGAGGTGGAGGATGGCCTGAAGGACATCGGCATCCCCGTCTTTCACGACGACCAACACGGCACGGCCATCGTCGTGGTCGCGGCCCTCATCAATGCCCTGCGGTTCACGGACAAAGACCTCTCGAAGTGCCGCGTGGTCTTCAACGGCAGCGGAGCCTCGGCCCTGGCTTGCGCGCGGCTGCTCATTGCCTGCGGTGAGCGCAAGCTGTTGCCCAAGTTCGGGGACCTCATCATGGTCGACTCCAAGGGCATCCTGGACAAGAACCGCAGCGATCTGCATTCGCACAAGCGCGAGCTCGCCGAGGCGGGCAACGTGGAGAATCGCACGGGAACGTTGAGCGATGCCATGGTCGGCTCCGATGTGTTCATCGGCCTGTCCACGGGCAACTGCGTCACCGCGCAGATGGTCCGCAGCATGAACAAAGATCCCATCGTCTTTCCGATGGCCAACCCCACCCCGGAGATTTTGCCGGACTTGGCGCACGGTGCGGGGGCGGCGATCGTCGGAACGGGGCGGAGCGATTATCCGAACCAGATCAACAACGTGCTCGCGTTCCCCGGCATCTTCCGCGGGGCACTCGACGCAAGCGCCATCACCATCAACGACGAGATGAAGATCGAGGCCGCACGCGCCCTCGCCTCGTACGTGAAGGAGGTCGGCGTGGAGAGGATTCTGCCCGACGCACTCGATCGCAAGGTCGCGTACCACGTTGCCGAGGCGGTGGCCAACGCCGCAAAGCGCACGGGTGTCTGCCGGCCATGA
- a CDS encoding alpha/beta hydrolase encodes MRAVSISLFACVLAGCASSPAPAPAAPTAPAPATTSSVATSEPVDDGIDYGFPVQRLPIDIEGQHVSMAYMDVAPAPSAGAANGRTIVLLHGKNFSGFYFRRVIEVLRADGYRVVVPDQVGFGKSSRPDVAYSFHWLAHNTKQLLDTLGIQRAVILGHSMGGMLATRFALLYPEKVTELVLEDPIGLEDYRSFVPYTTMDQKLKVELAANPDNVRKYFQNSYFKEWKPEYEPLVDTAARYTKLSNFPQAAKVSALTSEMIYLQPICYEFDRLRVPTLLIVGTADRTIVGKNLLKPDVVAEHGRYDRLGKETAAKIPGSKLVELPGIGHIPHVEVEERFLTEVRSFLAAKR; translated from the coding sequence ATGCGCGCGGTATCCATTTCGCTGTTCGCGTGTGTCTTGGCGGGATGCGCATCATCTCCCGCACCGGCACCGGCTGCACCCACCGCTCCCGCACCGGCAACGACGTCGTCCGTGGCGACCTCGGAGCCGGTGGACGATGGCATCGATTACGGCTTTCCGGTGCAGCGGCTTCCCATCGACATCGAAGGGCAGCACGTCTCCATGGCCTACATGGACGTGGCGCCTGCCCCATCTGCCGGGGCAGCCAACGGCCGCACCATCGTGCTTTTGCACGGGAAGAACTTCAGCGGCTTCTATTTCCGCCGGGTCATCGAGGTTCTCCGTGCCGACGGTTACCGCGTCGTGGTTCCAGACCAAGTGGGCTTTGGAAAGTCGTCGCGGCCCGACGTCGCGTACAGCTTCCACTGGCTGGCGCACAACACGAAGCAGCTGCTCGACACGCTCGGCATCCAGCGCGCCGTCATCCTCGGCCACTCGATGGGCGGCATGCTCGCCACGCGCTTCGCGCTGCTCTACCCGGAGAAGGTCACCGAGCTCGTTCTCGAGGATCCCATCGGCCTCGAGGACTACCGCTCCTTCGTCCCGTACACGACGATGGATCAAAAGCTCAAAGTCGAACTCGCCGCCAACCCCGACAACGTTCGCAAGTACTTCCAGAACTCGTACTTCAAGGAGTGGAAACCCGAGTACGAGCCGCTGGTCGACACGGCGGCGCGCTACACCAAGCTGTCCAACTTTCCCCAGGCGGCGAAGGTCTCCGCGCTCACCAGCGAGATGATCTACCTGCAGCCTATCTGCTACGAGTTCGATCGCCTCCGCGTTCCCACCCTGCTCATCGTGGGCACGGCCGATCGCACCATCGTGGGGAAGAACCTCCTCAAGCCCGACGTCGTCGCCGAGCATGGGCGCTACGATCGCCTTGGCAAAGAGACGGCAGCAAAAATCCCCGGGAGCAAGCTCGTCGAGCTCCCGGGGATCGGTCACATCCCGCATGTCGAGGTGGAAGAGCGCTTCCTCACGGAGGTGCGCTCGTTCCTGGCCGCGAAGCGCTGA
- a CDS encoding GNAT family N-acetyltransferase, with product MSDLSIRRAEAADAPLILEFVRGLAEYEREPNAVVATVEDFLRDGFGDAPLFHVFIAEVREGKTVKPAGFALYFFQYTTWRGKPVLYLEDLFVRPEFRGLRVGRSLLRELAREAVARKCAAVQWLVLDWNADAIAFYERLGARILKEWQPVRIDGAAMIALAEET from the coding sequence ATGTCCGACCTTTCGATCCGTCGTGCCGAAGCCGCCGACGCGCCCTTGATTCTCGAGTTCGTGAGAGGCCTCGCCGAGTACGAGCGCGAACCCAACGCGGTCGTTGCAACGGTGGAAGATTTTCTTCGCGATGGATTCGGCGACGCGCCGCTATTTCACGTGTTCATCGCGGAGGTGCGTGAGGGCAAGACGGTGAAGCCTGCGGGGTTCGCGTTGTACTTCTTCCAGTACACGACGTGGCGAGGAAAGCCGGTGCTCTATTTGGAAGACTTGTTCGTTCGCCCCGAGTTTCGCGGCCTGCGGGTGGGACGCTCTCTGCTTCGCGAGTTGGCGCGCGAGGCCGTCGCCCGAAAGTGCGCCGCCGTCCAGTGGCTCGTGCTCGACTGGAACGCCGACGCAATCGCCTTTTACGAGCGCCTCGGTGCGCGCATTCTCAAGGAATGGCAACCCGTACGAATCGATGGCGCGGCCATGATCGCCCTCGCGGAGGAGACGTGA